A single region of the Penaeus chinensis breed Huanghai No. 1 chromosome 41, ASM1920278v2, whole genome shotgun sequence genome encodes:
- the LOC125047466 gene encoding gastrula zinc finger protein XlCGF8.2DB-like, whose product MEVSDLDTKGQGNIIEFIAVKEEDIEEAIEEDFQGIKEAVENTDEENFIYVKTEEEVNLKQESSLPEVSHPGKEPVRNDSDTLCEEDPLSLSGPFRAEECGNACFTDGDQALYTGGEKVDAREDGIGCEVCGRIFHCKTKLLCHMRVHARIKPYNCEMCIKVFSSKSGLMKHMTVVHTNEKSYICETCGSVFSGKYTLAQHLRIHTKENPYSCEVCSKMFSQKQHLVQHMRVHTQEKPYSCEICNKVFSQKHHQVDHMRVHTREKAFICDVCRKPFAWKCDLVVHMGVHSTEKPFRCEVCGKSFGIKSYLVNHMRVHTKEKPYRCETCSKAFSRKHHLVKHKKIHTREKQNILSVVL is encoded by the coding sequence ATGGAAGTCTCAGACTTGGACACGAAAGGGCAAGGCAACATCATCGAATTCATTGCTGTGAAGGAAGAGGATATTGAAGAAGCCATAGAGGAGGATTTCCAGGGAATAAAAGAAGCTGTTGAAAATACGGATGAAgagaattttatatatgtaaaaactgaAGAAGAGGTAAATCTAAAGCAAGAAAGTTCTTTGCCCGAAGTGAGCCATCCTGGCAAGGAACCAGTTCGAAATGACTCTGACACTTTGTGTGAGGAAGATCCTTTGTCATTATCAGGCCCGTTTAGGGCTGAGGAGTGTGGGAATGCGTGCTTCACAGATGGTGATCAGGCATTGTACACGGGAGGTGAAAAAGTAGATGCAAGGGAAGACGGCATAGGTTGTGAGGTGTGTGGCAGaatattccactgcaagacgAAACTTTTATGTCATATGAGAGTGCATGCAAGGATAAAGCCTTATAACTGTGAAATGTGCATTAAGGTATTCTCCAGTAAAAGTGGTCTAATGAAACACATGACAGTTGTACATACAAACGAGAAGTCTTATATTTGTGAAACATGTGGGAGTGTTTTTTCTGGAAAATATACTCTTGCGCAGCACTTGAgaatacatacaaaggagaatcCATATAGCTGTGAGGTCTGCAGCAAGATGTTCTCTCAGAAACAGCATCTGGTGCAGCATATGCGGGTACATACACAGGAGAAGCCCtacagctgtgagatttgcaacAAGGTATTCTCTCAGAAACATCATCAGGTTGACCACATGAGAGTGCACACAAGAGAGAAGGCATTTATATGTGATGTATGTAGGAAGCCATTTGCTTGGAAATGTGATCTAGTTGTACACATGGGGGTCCATAGCACAGAGAAACCATTTAGGTGTGAGGTTTGTGGTAAATCATTTGGTATAAAAAGTTATCTAGTAAACCACATGAGAGTGCATACAAAAGAGAAACCTTATAGATGTGAGACATGCAGCAAGGCATTCTCTCGGAAACATCATCTGGTGAAACATAAGAAAATACATACAAGGGAAAAGCAGAACATTTTGTCAGTAGTACTTTAG